In one Salvelinus sp. IW2-2015 linkage group LG26, ASM291031v2, whole genome shotgun sequence genomic region, the following are encoded:
- the LOC111952889 gene encoding serine/threonine-protein kinase H1 homolog: MGCRTSKVLPEPPGDVQLDLVKKVEPPKTDIYKHFIRDDSSGSKMGGEKTGSLSPQAQAAFPAARAPPDTGQPEASDPRRNKVAKYRAKFDPRVTAKYDIKALIGRGSFSRVVRVEHKSTRQPYAIKMIETRYREGREVCESELCVLRRVRHTNIIQLMEVFETAERVYMVMELATGGELFDRIIARGSFTERDATRVLQMVLDGVKYLHTLGITHRDLKPENLLYYHPGADSKIMITDFGLASTRKKGDECLMKTTCGTPEYIAPEILVRKPYTNAVDMWALGVISYILLSGTMPFEDDNRMRLYRQILKGKYSFSGEPWPSVSNLAKDFIDRVLTVDPSERLTAGQALKHPWVVSMAASSSMKNLQRSISQNLLKRASSRCHSTKSAQSTRSSRSTKSNKARRAREKELRELNRRYQQQYNG, translated from the exons ATGGGGTGCAGGACGAGCAAGGTCCTCCCTGAGCCACCTGGAGATGTCCAGCTAGACTTGGTCAAAAAGGTGGAGCCTCCTAAGACCGACATCTACAAACATTTCATCCGAGACGACAGCAGTGGGAGTAAAATGGGAGGGGAGAAAACaggctctctctccccacaggcCCAGGCAGCTTTCCCAGCTGCCCGGGCACCCCCGGATACAGGCCAACCAGAGGCCTCAGACCCACGCAGAAACAAGGTAGCCAAGTACAGAGCCAAGTTTGACCCACGGGTCACAGCCAAATATGACATTAAGGCCCTGATAGGTCGCGGTAGCTTCAGCCGGGTGGTGCGAGTGGAGCACAAGAGCACGCGTCAGCCCTACGCCATCAAGATGATCGAGACGCGCTATAGAGAGGGACGTGAGGTATGCGAGTCAGAGCTGTGTGTCCTGCGTCGTGTACGCCACACTAACATCATCCAGCTGATGGAGGTGTTTGAGACAGCTGAGAGAGTGTACATGGTGATGGAGCTGGCTACAGGAGGAGAGCTTTTTGACCGTATCATCGCCCGTGGCTCTTTCACAGAGCGTGATGCTACACGTGTCCTACAGATGGTACTGGACGGGGTCAAGTATCTACATACACTTGGCATCACCCACCGTGACCTCAAGCCTGAGAACCTGCTCTACTATCACCCTGGGGCGGACTCAAAAATTATGATCACTGACTTTGGGCTGGCCAGCACTCGTAAGAAGGGGGATGAGTGCTTGATGAAGACCACTTGTGGGACACCAGAGTACATTGCCCCAGAGATCCTGGTACGGAAGCCATACACTAATGCTGTAGACATGTGGGCTCTGGGTGTCATTTCCTACATTCTGCTGAGTGGAACCATGCCCTTTGAGGATGACAACCGCATGCGCCTCTACCGCCAGATCCTCAAAGGGAAGTACAGCTTCTCTGGGGAG CCATGGCCCAGTGTGTCCAACCTGGCGAAGGACTTCATTGACCGTGTGCTGACAGTGGACCCCAGCGAGAGGTTGACTGCAGGCCAGGCTCTGAAGCACCCCTGGGTCGTCAGCATGGCTGCTTCATCCTCCATGAAGAACCTGCAGCGCTCTATCTCCCAGAACCTCCTGAAGAGGGCCTCGTCACGCTGCCACAGCACCAAGTCTGCCCAGTCCACACGCTCCAGCCGCTCCACCAAGTCCAACAAGGCTCGCCGTGCTCGGGAGAAAGAGCTGCGTGAGCTCAACCGCCGCTACCAACAACAATACAATGGCTGA